From a single Falco naumanni isolate bFalNau1 chromosome 17, bFalNau1.pat, whole genome shotgun sequence genomic region:
- the TSHB gene encoding thyrotropin subunit beta: protein MSPFFVMSLLFGLTVGQTASLCAPSEYIIHVEKRECAYCLAINTTICAGFCMTRDSNGKKLLLKSALSQNVCTYKEMLYQTALIPGCPHHTIPYYSYPVAVSCKCGKCNTDYSDCVHEKVRTNYCTKPQKLRNM from the exons ATGAGTCCCTTCTTTGTGATGTCTCTCCTCTTTGGCCTGACTGTCGGTCAAACAGCGTCACTCTGTGCTCCTTCTGAGTATATAATCCATGTGGAGAAAAGGGAATGTGCTTACTGCCTGGCCATCAACACCACCATCTGCGCTGGATTTTGCATGACTCGG gACAGCAATGGCAAGAAGCTGCTACTCAAAAGTGCTCTGTCCCAGAACGTGTGCACATATAAAGAGATGCTGTATCAAACAGCACTGATTCCTGGCTGTCCTCATCACACCATCCCTTATTATTCCTACCCTGTGGCTGTGAGCTGCAAGTGTGGTAAATGTAACACTGATTATAGTGACTGTGTTCATGAGAAGGTTAGGACAAACTATTGCACTAAACCACAGAAGCTCCGTAATATGTAA